The sequence tctcctccagctcctgctccttgtgcttcagcagcccctgcagccggGTGCTCTCCCCCTCCAGCTCGGCCAGCCGCCCCTTGAGCTCGTTGCAGCGCTCCTGCAGCTTCCTCTCCgagtgctccagctcctgcagctccacctcGTACTTGTCCCGGATCCTCTTGATCCTGTGGGCAGGAAGGACAGGCAGCCTggctcatcctgctgctgcctggctcatcccagccccactcctgctgcaggagggatcaggacacagcagcaagggcagagctgccccacaAGAGATCTGGGGCTGTTTCCTTGGGTGAGGGGTAAACTTTGTTCCTgtgagctgctccttcctgcactAACACTGCTCCAGAGCTCACTGGAGAGATGTccaggggacagggaaaagGGACCAGCCTCTGGAGGACCTGGGacctccctcctccctttccccctcacCTGCTCTCCGCTGCCCTCTCGCACTCCTCCTTGGCCAAGGACGTGTCAGCCTCCAGGCGCTGGATCACCAGCTCGATCTCTTTGTCCCTCTCCTTCCTCATCTCCTCCCGCAGCTCCCGCTCCcgggacagcagccaggcttcCTGCAATGGAGACAGCAAACGTGGCCTCAAATTCCTCTTAGAGCCCATGGGTGGCACCTCTGGAGGACAGTTCTTGCCACTACCTCCTTCTTCACGTAGTTGGCCTCCCAGGcctgcttctccagctccagctggtccTTCAGCACCTTCAGTTCTGCCTGtgaggagaagagaaaacagctcagccctgggaccctcctgtgctggctgggagcagctacTGGGGCTGCCCCTATGGGGTCCAAGGCTTGGTGGTGCCAGCACCCAAAGGGCTGGAGGTGAGGGGAACCAGACCTGGTGCcgcctctcctgctcctccttctccttggcGTACTCGTCCCGCAGTGCCCGGGTGAGGGCTGAGCTGTTGGCCTCCAGCTGCCGCcgcagctcctctgcctctgctcgctgcctgcacagacacagctcccagcatccACACCAGCCCGTCTGCCCACAGAAATCTGGCCCAGGGAGCCTGGCCCCgcagctcagggctgcccccagcctgcccacctGGCTGCTTGCTGGCTCAGCCGCTCCTTCTCCTCGGCCACCTCGGCATAGAGGCGGCGCCgctgcagctccagtgcctgctcctcctgctccagctgctgctcacacctgTGGGACACACCCACACTGCAGGGATGTTCCTTCGAGCACTCGGCCTCTCCGTGATGCCAGAGGATGCTCCCGGCTCAGCAGCACCGCCCACCCGAGGCCGGTGGAAAGAAAAGGGCTGCTCCCCGTGGAGCTGCAAACACTGGGGTCCCATAGCAGCCTGGTGCTGGACAGCACCCCAGATGTGAGAGCCCCAAGGCAGTGCTGAGCCCGGGGTGTCTCACCTCTGGCGggcccgctcccgctcccgctggctctgctcctccttctccctctccagcagcccccGCAGCTCCTGCGCCTGCCGCCCGTAGCGCAGCGCCGCCCGCTCGTCCGACTGCAGCAGCTCGGCCTCAtgcagcagcttcagctgcCGGATGTCCTCACGGTGCTTGGCCAGCAGCTTCTGGATCTccggctccagccctgggacagggggaagAATGGGCACGGCTCAGCCTGGATCCCGCCCAGTACCCTCAGCCAGCTCAAAGGGGCTGCCAGGAATGGGGGATGAGCACAGAGGGGGCATCTGCTCCACCAAAACCAGGGAGCAAACACTGCCCACACCAAGCAGCTCTTCCCAATCTCTCCTGCACcacccctgcactgccctggctccagctgctgctgagagaaCCTGCCCGTACCTTTCACGGTGATTTCTTTgatctttttggttttctcctCAATCCACTTCTCCCGCCGGACTTTCTCAGTTGCGCTCATGAGTTCCTTCAGTTTCTTAATCTCCTGTTTGGAAGCAAATGGGAAAACCTCAGAGAAGCTGGGAGAGAAAAGCCCTGGGAGCCAGGCTGTTGGGAAGGAAGCTgtggagctgcacagccctggccaggTGTGTTCCTCCAGCTCAGAGAAGTGGCCACACACTCTCCCAGTGCCTTCTCCTCCATCCCCTTGGGAAAGTGCTGACTGCCAAGACATGAGAGCACCAAcggagagggaaggggaactGGGGGCTGCCGAGGGTCCCTGCATGCAGGGCAGCCCATCTGTCCCTGTGTGATGGTGCTTTCCTCTCCAgccttccctctcctgccatggaaaaccctctggcaggggctggagcagggccagagCAGGCCAGGGCACGAGAGCAGAGGGCAAGGCACAAAAGAGAGCAAAGACCACATTTACCTCACAAAAGGGGCCCAAAGTGCGCCAGACCTGGGGAGAAAGaaaggaggggatggagagagAAGGGGAATGGTGGGAGAGAGGCAAATCCACAGAGCCGTGTCTGTGGGAGCCAcaggtggggcagagctgggcaggagtcCATGGGACAAGGGGAGACAGCAcaagggacaaggacagggacaagCCAAGGACTGGCCAGGAGGAGCCTGTGTGCTTGGAGCCTGCTCCAGAGACCAAGGGACCCCCACGGTCTGGCCAGGCATGAGCTCAGCTCCAGAGTCAAGGAcaagcaggggctgggatggcagaGGAGGGATGAGCCCAGTggtgctgccctcctgccaggcctggcacagggcaagCTGAGCTGTCTCCATCTGCAGGAGAAGCAAAATTTCTCCATGGCATTGGGTTTGTGCCAGCACTGCACCCTGGGCACCGccagcctgggacagctctgccttcaGCGGGAtcgtggaatcacagaatggtttgggttggaagggaccttaaagctcatccagttccaacccctgccatgggcagggacaccttccactatcctaggctgctccaagtcctgtccaacctggccttggacacttccagggatggagcaacctgtgccaggtgtgtggGAAGGGTCTCTccaagcagagcctgggagcTTGCACTGTCCCTTGGTCAGTGCCAtgctcctggccctgggcagcagaggacaggagcctTGTGGGGAGCCAGGACAAAGCTCTGTGGTGACAGGAACCTTCTGTGCATAGGGAAGAGCTCCTTGGAGTGTCCAGGTCCCACCAAGGTGGCAGAGActgtcctgctccaggcagaggCCCCACTTGAGCAAAATCAGCACACATATGTCCCCCCAtcttccctgtcccctcaccagctcgtgctgctcctgcatctgGTTGATCTTCTGGCCATACTTGTGGTCCACTTGTTTCAGCTCTGCCACCACGGCCTCACACTTCTCACTCAGCACCTTCTTGTCAtcgaggagctgggcagggcgaGGAGCCAGCATCAGGCAGGTGCAGCCACCTCAGCCTCTGCCTtcaggagctgggatgaggGTTACCTGGTCAATGAAGGCCAGGTGCCTCTGGATCGCTGCCTCAtactgctccctctgcagcctgagctgctggctgagctccTTCTCGGTCTGTTTGACGTGGCGGTCGGTCAGCTCCCGCTGCTGGGTCTGTGGGGTCAAACAGGTCAGACACCACATGAAAATCACCACCAGGCCAGGAAAATGATGGACAGGGCTAAAGCAAAGCCCTGGTGCTCATATCTCCCACCCCTGTCAGCAGGAACACCCAGCACCCCAGGACAGAGAAGGGAGCTCAGCCCAGGTCCCagccagatgatctttaaggtcccctccaacccaaacaatcCCACGATTCTGTAAAATCAAGAACAGAAGAACCCCAAGAACCACGGGTGAGGCTGACACACCAGAGCAGTCTGCAGCAGGCTGATGGctctcttcttctcctccactTCCAGCTTCAGCCTCATCATGGAGCTTGTCACCTCCGTGGCAACCGCTGACACCTGCTCCACGTGAGCCAGCTCCTCTTCCAACAGGAAGCTCTGCCACAGCAGCGAAAATAATGATGAGAAGGTGGTGGAACCACCTGGAATGAGGACAGGGAGATGGGGGATGATTCCCATCAGGAATGGATTCCCACACCATGGATGGACTCACCTCCCGCTGCGTGGCTGAGGCAGCTGACCTGGGCCTCTCCTGCTCTGACTTCTCCATCTCATCCAGGAAACTGATGATGCTTTGGAGCTTGGCCTCTGAGAGCAGAGCCCCGTCCTCAGGGACCCCTGGAGGGTGGTTCAGCTTCCCAAACTTCTCCAAGTTATCAGCAGTCAGGGAGTTggagctgggctcctgctgggaattCACCGTGGTGAATGAGCACCCAGGGGAAGGTTTGGGAGAAGAGGTGCTGGCTTGTCTCCATCACTGGAGCCCAGTAACCAGCCTGATCCCTCTGGGCTAAACCCTGTCCCACCACCAGCCTTTGCATGGCTTGCTGTTCCTTGCAAACATCCAAGCCCTCAATGCACCAAACAATCCCTGTACCACCTCCACactcctccatctcctcctccaaaTTCCTCCATCACCCACTCCAAGCTCCTCCACCAccttccctggcagtgcccggCTGTTTCTCATcaggcagccagcactgcccaacGATGGGCACAGCAGCCTCATCCCCCAGCTCACCCTGTCCATCCAGGCATATCTGTCCTTCCTGAGGAGCTtgggagggggcagcagctctggctcctcctccagcagccggAGCGTGTCCAGCAGCTCGTTGAGTGTGACCTtggatggagccctgctgccagcagccactgctgtctCCAGGTCCTCATTACCCGTCTCCCTGGAGCTCACATCCTAAGGGAGAAGATGAGAGAGTTTTCTGCTCTCCCCGGAAGCCAGCAAAGGCCTGATgttgccctggcacagcagctgctgccagggtcCCCAGGAGGCACAGCCAGACCCACCTGCAGTTTGTCCTCTGCCCTGGGGTCCTGCAAGGGCACGGAGCCAAGAGCTCCCAGGCTGCCTCCTTCCAGCTCCGAGGCTGCTGAGGGGGAATTGGCCTCTGCAGGAACCAGGCTGTTCTCAGGTACTGgccccaggcagcccctgggaagcagctcctcagagcaaaCCCCTCATTCCCAAAGCTTTGGGGACACTCCACAGGGACTCACCGGTGTTGTTGGCTTTGGtgaggctgctggctgggctggcattCCTGGCTGAGGCAGGTTTAGCACCAGGCTTCTTCTTGGGCACCCTCCTGCTCTCCTTCACCAGTACCTGCTCCTCTGCCGAGCGCTTCGTCTCCGAGGCCTTCTGGGCccttttctgctgcagctcctgcggGGACAGAGGAGCCATGGACGTCCTGAAGCCTTGGGAAGGCACAAGCCTGTGTTTGCAAGGCTGCGGCAGGGTTTTTGTATCCTCCAGCTGCTCACTGATGTGTCTCCCCCAACCCCCTCCCCTGATGGAACACGTTTCCAATTAGGGCAAAgaaaatttggggtttaaaACATCCCCAGCTTTGCTGCCaactcctgcagcctgtgccaacCCCatctgcaccagcagctgcaagagcagggTGACAATGACGTGCTGCTTCCTGCCAAGGGACATGGAGTGGTACTCAGCCCTCCCAGAGGGACCCTGCTCCTGAGGAGGGTCCCAGGGCACACACATCCTCAGCCATTCCATGGAGCCTGGAGTGTCCCTGTCTCAACGTGGTCACCATTTTCCTGAGAACCACACAGAAAGCAGCACTGTCTTCCCAAGCTCAGAATGAGCTGCCAAGGcttggcaggagcacagcaggaaacTGCTCCATGGCACCTCCATCTCCGGAGGGAGCACTCCACTCCcaaggctggctctgctcctgccccatgcCAAGGCTCTGGAGATGCAGAGAGGCCTCTGGCTGCCTCGCTGGATGATGCCAGCTAAGGGTGTCAcacagggctggccctggccctACCTGGATGGCAGCGTGCCGGGCCAGGCGCGCCTTCTCCTCTCGGATCTTCCGGcgctcctcctccttcctctcctgcaaATCCAGGATATTCCCCTCCTCCATCCgctgctgcctttccttccAGAGAGAAGGGTCAAAAATGTTACTGAGAGTTCTCCAGCACCCGCCACTGAGAAGTGTGAGGGGCACCCACACCTGGGTGACCCCACATCCAGGCTTTCCATCCTCTCCTcagcagtgtgcctggagctctgggctttgtggttttcaAATCCCTAACCCCAGGTGTAACCCTAACCCTAAGGAAGGCATGTTGGGGCAGTTTTGTGCTCCCCTTGGCAggccttttgcagctgcagtgtgcccggagctctgggctttgtggtttttccatcctctcctccctcagcacagctccacttTGGAGCACCTCATTTTCTTCAGATCCTCAATgcaattattaatattattattactattattattattatatcatCATCTGGGTCTGCCACCACCAAGGAGACAAGGCTTAAAAATAGACTCACACGCAAGAGCAACAGAGCTTTTCATTACTGGGATAAATAATTGAACACAAGGAAACACA is a genomic window of Molothrus aeneus isolate 106 chromosome 26, BPBGC_Maene_1.0, whole genome shotgun sequence containing:
- the CEP131 gene encoding centrosomal protein of 131 kDa isoform X3; this encodes MKSTRSCCSVPSSDVAELILTGLPAPVSRRPGSASPAKLMARSVSVAADGKAKRNAPEDAGSRAMNNLRRSNSTTQVNQRVNSSHSSEQTGDFLAFFEGDPIGRKKLAALSKTSPEKKTTWNILDDQPRVFPGPSGSHSLEPPTGMRRKEATVLLAANFTANNRSNKGAMGNCVTTMVHNNYSTAEKGPAPKSSNQAPSSLNNVVKAASNEDGEGSSSLVKSQKNFSSNNIMTHNNNNSSSSSSIPRRREVTEEEAERFIQQVNMAAVTIQRWYRRHSQRHRMAAAALGRLMAAKREERQQRMEEGNILDLQERKEEERRKIREEKARLARHAAIQELQQKRAQKASETKRSAEEQVLVKESRRVPKKKPGAKPASARNASPASSLTKANNTEANSPSAASELEGGSLGALGSVPLQDPRAEDKLQDVSSRETGNEDLETAVAAGSRAPSKVTLNELLDTLRLLEEEPELLPPPKLLRKDRYAWMDREPSSNSLTADNLEKFGKLNHPPGVPEDGALLSEAKLQSIISFLDEMEKSEQERPRSAASATQRESFLLEEELAHVEQVSAVATEVTSSMMRLKLEVEEKKRAISLLQTALTQQRELTDRHVKQTEKELSQQLRLQREQYEAAIQRHLAFIDQLLDDKKVLSEKCEAVVAELKQVDHKYGQKINQMQEQHELEIKKLKELMSATEKVRREKWIEEKTKKIKEITVKGLEPEIQKLLAKHREDIRQLKLLHEAELLQSDERAALRYGRQAQELRGLLEREKEEQSQRERERARQRCEQQLEQEEQALELQRRRLYAEVAEEKERLSQQAARQRAEAEELRRQLEANSSALTRALRDEYAKEKEEQERRHQAELKVLKDQLELEKQAWEANYVKKEEAWLLSRERELREEMRKERDKEIELVIQRLEADTSLAKEECERAAESRIKRIRDKYEVELQELEHSERKLQERCNELKGRLAELEGESTRLQGLLKHKEQELEEMRKEFADRLVGMEEENARLKAEMAELRARQHLELDRLVREKDQELEEVHRRVKAAVLRKEESMSSLRKQYEAAVQRASLLESLLQRQRELAAE
- the CEP131 gene encoding centrosomal protein of 131 kDa isoform X2, which encodes MKSTRSCCSVPSSDVAELILTGLPAPVSRRPGSASPAKLMARSVSVAADGKAKRNAPEDAGSRAMNNLRRSNSTTQVNQRVNSSHSSEQTGDFLAFFEGDPIGRKKLAALSKTSPEKKTTWNILDDQPRVFPGPSGSHSLEPPTGMRRKEATVLLAANFTANNRSNKGAMGNCVTTMVHNNYSTAEKGPAPKSSNQAPSSLNNVVKAASNEDGEGSSSLVKSQKNFSSNNIMTHNNNNSSSSSSIPRRREVTEEEAERFIQQVNMAAVTIQRWYRRHSQRHRMAAAALGRLMAAKREERQQRMEEGNILDLQERKEEERRKIREEKARLARHAAIQELQQKRAQKASETKRSAEEQVLVKESRRVPKKKPGAKPASARNASPASSLTKANNTEANSPSAASELEGGSLGALGSVPLQDPRAEDKLQDVSSRETGNEDLETAVAAGSRAPSKVTLNELLDTLRLLEEEPELLPPPKLLRKDRYAWMDRQEPSSNSLTADNLEKFGKLNHPPGVPEDGALLSEAKLQSIISFLDEMEKSEQERPRSAASATQRESFLLEEELAHVEQVSAVATEVTSSMMRLKLEVEEKKRAISLLQTALTQQRELTDRHVKQTEKELSQQLRLQREQYEAAIQRHLAFIDQLLDDKKVLSEKCEAVVAELKQVDHKYGQKINQMQEQHELEIKKLKELMSATEKVRREKWIEEKTKKIKEITVKGLEPEIQKLLAKHREDIRQLKLLHEAELLQSDERAALRYGRQAQELRGLLEREKEEQSQRERERARQRCEQQLEQEEQALELQRRRLYAEVAEEKERLSQQAARQRAEAEELRRQLEANSSALTRALRDEYAKEKEEQERRHQAELKVLKDQLELEKQAWEANYVKKEEAWLLSRERELREEMRKERDKEIELVIQRLEADTSLAKEECERAAESRIKRIRDKYEVELQELEHSERKLQERCNELKGRLAELEGESTRLQGLLKHKEQELEEMRKEFADRLVGMEEENARLKAEMAELRARQHLELDRLVREKDQELEEVHRRVKAAVLRKEESMSSLRKQYEAAVQRASLLESLLQRQRELAAE
- the CEP131 gene encoding centrosomal protein of 131 kDa isoform X1, giving the protein MKSTRSCCSVPSSDVAELILTGLPAPVSRRPGSASPAKLMARSVSVAADGKAKRNAPEDAGSRAMNNLRRSNSTTQVNQRVNSSHSSEQTGDFLAFFEGDPIGRKKLAALSKTSPEKKTTWNILDDQPRVFPGPSGSHSLEPPTGMRRKEATVLLAANFTANNRSNKGAMGNCVTTMVHNNYSTAEKGPAPKSSNQAPSSLNNVVKAASNEDGEGSSSLVKSQKNFSSNNIMTHNNNNSSSSSSIPRRREVTEEEAERFIQQVNMAAVTIQRWYRRHSQRHRMAAAALGRLMAAKREERQQRMEEGNILDLQERKEEERRKIREEKARLARHAAIQELQQKRAQKASETKRSAEEQVLVKESRRVPKKKPGAKPASARNASPASSLTKANNTEANSPSAASELEGGSLGALGSVPLQDPRAEDKLQDVSSRETGNEDLETAVAAGSRAPSKVTLNELLDTLRLLEEEPELLPPPKLLRKDRYAWMDREPSSNSLTADNLEKFGKLNHPPGVPEDGALLSEAKLQSIISFLDEMEKSEQERPRSAASATQRESFLLEEELAHVEQVSAVATEVTSSMMRLKLEVEEKKRAISLLQTALTQQRELTDRHVKQTEKELSQQLRLQREQYEAAIQRHLAFIDQLLDDKKVLSEKCEAVVAELKQVDHKYGQKINQMQEQHELVWRTLGPFCEEIKKLKELMSATEKVRREKWIEEKTKKIKEITVKGLEPEIQKLLAKHREDIRQLKLLHEAELLQSDERAALRYGRQAQELRGLLEREKEEQSQRERERARQRCEQQLEQEEQALELQRRRLYAEVAEEKERLSQQAARQRAEAEELRRQLEANSSALTRALRDEYAKEKEEQERRHQAELKVLKDQLELEKQAWEANYVKKEEAWLLSRERELREEMRKERDKEIELVIQRLEADTSLAKEECERAAESRIKRIRDKYEVELQELEHSERKLQERCNELKGRLAELEGESTRLQGLLKHKEQELEEMRKEFADRLVGMEEENARLKAEMAELRARQHLELDRLVREKDQELEEVHRRVKAAVLRKEESMSSLRKQYEAAVQRASLLESLLQRQRELAAE